A region of Esox lucius isolate fEsoLuc1 chromosome 3, fEsoLuc1.pri, whole genome shotgun sequence DNA encodes the following proteins:
- the loxl5b gene encoding lysyl oxidase-like 5b produces the protein MANWSFLLFYLLQGLVHVVTGQQPHGERVGHWRQRIQWENNGQVYSLMSTGSEYHPPARPRSQSRVYVSTRRDGTGHTQPGTRGGRVARRRSGPVVSNLGAGHVWDQTNNVLDHGPVALGSHSRQYIAPNTRRSGARQQPEVPYQAGVAGSPGARRYSPEYTQRVNASAPGLLPEFSGSGVPRRGAPVIQDSTRDVRSGIAASPIRAGEVVPVPGGDYLPMRAEPGASVFMQSAAMEPSNSGHVVPDGRDVTPVTGAANAAETSSETWSNMEHMASDDPRNRFKNHRNSVFYNMHPTRGRTQIVRPRRPPVPPPGTGYGTRYFQNGLPDLIPDPYAIQAGAYIQRMQMYSLRCAAEENCLARSASTARDIDYRVLLRFPQKVKNQGTTDFLPFKPRHQWEWHSCHQHYHSMDAFSNYDLLDVTTGRRVAEGHKASFCLEDTGCDAGFRRRYACTAHTQGLSPGCHDTYAANIDCQWIDISDVPPGNYVLRVIVNPNYHVQESDYSNNGVRCDVTYTGMQVQTRNCRITRG, from the exons ATGGCAAATTGGTCATTTTTACTTTTCTACCTCCTCCAAGGACTGGTTCATGTCGTTACCGGCCAGCAGCCGCACGGCGAGCGTGTGGGGCATTGGCGGCAACGGATTCAATGGGAGAACAACGGTCAAGTATACAGTCTAATGAGCACCGGGTCAGAGTATCACCCACCGGCGCGCCCACGGAGTCAATCCAGGGTTTACGTGAGCACCAGGAGGGATGGCACCGGCCATACGCAGCCTGGAACGCGGGGAGGCAGAGTGGCTCGCAGAAGATCTGGACCAGTGGTGTCGAACTTGGGCGCGGGACATGTATGGGACCAAACCAACAACGTTTTAGATCATGGCCCTGTAGCTCTGGGATCTCACAGTCGGCAGTATATAGCGCCCAATACTCGGCGGTCAGGCGCCAGGCAGCAACCTGAGGTCCCGTACCAAGCGGGAGTAGCGGGGTCCCCTGGCGCACGGCGCTATTCTCCTGAGTACACACAGCGAGTCAACGCCTCCGCCCCAGGTCTGCTCCCCGAGTTCTCCGGTAGCGGGGTACCGAGGAGAGGAGCTCCAGTCATTCAGGATTCTACCCGGGATGTTCGCTCGGGAATTGCAGCCTCTCCAATCCGGGCAGGCGAGGTCGTGCCGGTGCCGGGTGGAGACTATCTACCAATGCGTGCTGAGCCGGGAGCATCCGTCTTTATGCAATCGGCAGCAATGGAACCTTCTAACTCCGGTCATGTCGTTCCTGACGGTAGGGATGTTACTCCAGTAACAGGAGCAGCTAACGCTGCCGAGACGTCGAGCGAGACGTGGAGTAACATGGAGCACATGGCCTCGGACGACCCTAGGAACCGTTTTAAAAACCACCGGAATTCCGTTTTCTACAACATGCACCCCACCAGAGGCAGAACGCAGATAGTGCGCCCGCGGCGTCCCCCAGTACCACCCCCCGGCACTGGATATGGAACCAGATATTTTCAGAATG GGCTCCCAGACCTCATTCCAGACCCATATGCCATCCAGGCAGGTGCCTACATCCAACGAATGCAGATGTACTCGCTAAGGTGCGCAGCGGAGGAGAACTGTTTGGCGAG GTCAGCCAGCACAGCCAGGGACATAGACTACAGAGTACTGCTCCGCTTCCCCCAGAAGGTGAAGAACCAAGGCACGACTGACTTCCTTCCGTTCAAACCAAGACACCAGTGGGAATGGCACAGCTGTCACCA GCACTACCACAGCATGGATGCCTTCAGTAACTACGATCTGCTGGATGTCACCACGGGACGCAGGGTGGCAGAGGGCCACAAGGCCAGTTTCTGCCTGGAGGACACGGGGTGTGACGCCGGATTCAGACGCCGCTACGCGTGTACAGCACATACCCAG GGACTGAGTCCAGGTTGTCATGACACCTATGCTGCCAACATTGACTGCCAGTGGATTGACATCAGCGACGTTCCTCCTGGAAACTACGTCCTGAGG GTCATAGTCAACCCCAACTATCATGTCCAAGAGTCGGACTATTCCAACAACGGGGTGAGGTGTGATGTCACGTACACAGGGATGCAGGTTCAAACCCGGAACTGTCGGATAACCAG GGGTTAA
- the LOC105022569 gene encoding nicotinamide riboside kinase 2-like isoform X1 yields MKLIIGIGGVTNGGKTTLTNKLMQALPNCCVIHQDDFFKKPDQIEVGEDGFRQWDVITSLDMEAMVNTIKGWQENPVKFARSHGVSVTPKAEEQEPDNAIHILIVEGFLLYNYQHILDVYDQRYYIAIPKEECKRRRSTRTYTVPDPPGLFEGHVWPMYLKHRKEMENNCNGIEYLDGLKSKEEIYNQVYESIHNNLLNRFIAGPGSSEHLCINL; encoded by the exons ATGAAGTTAATCATAGGCATTGGCGG TGTGACAAACGGTGGGAAAACCACTCTTACGAATAAACTGATGCAGGCGTTACCCAACTGTTGTGTGATACATCAGGATGACTTCTTCAAG AAACCCGATCAGATAGAAGTCGGGGAGGACGGCTTTAGACAATGGGATG TGATCACATCCCTGGATATGGAGGCCATGGTTAACACAATAAAGGGATGGCAGGAGAACCCAGTTAAGTTTGCCCGATCCCACGGAGTCAGCGTCACGCCCAAAGCAGAGGAACAGGAGCCCGACAACGCTATCCACATTCTCATCGTGGAGGGGTTCCTCCTCTACAACTACCA GCATATTCTTGATGTCTACGACCAACGCTATTACATTGCCATTCCAAAAGAAGAGTGCAAAAGGAGAAGGAGTACAAGGACCTACACAGTCCCAGACCCCCCTGGTCTGTTTGAAGGCCATGTCTGGCCTATGTACCTGAAACACAGGAAGGAGATGGAGAACAACTGTAATGGTATAG AATACCTTGATGGCTTGAAATCTAAAGAGGAGATATATAACCAGGTGTATGAGAGCATACACAACAACCTGCTCAACCGCTTTATAG cAGGACCAGGGAGCTCTGAACATCTGTGTATAAActtgtaa
- the LOC105022579 gene encoding caytaxin — protein sequence MGTAEVISDVIARMDNMEVKDEWQDEDFPRPLPEDGDIEDTGLTDNRTNPPTTLSILADSSRLCVSRKLLAPDMNVSLDQSESSVLSDDFLGTPDDQDFNVDDMDTPDDNDSLEFINNGNELEWEDDTPIANSTALPGSQTGEQETGRLWRTVVIGDQEQRIDMAVIRPYLRVVTHGGYYGEGLNAIIVFAACYLPESSCEDYTYIMENLFFYVISSLESLVAEDYMIIYLNGATPRRRMPGISWLRRCYHMIDRRLKKNLKRLVIAHPSWFIRTVLAISRPFISVKFMDKIRYVHTLNELSQLIPMDHIQIPDCVLQYDDEKKAAQRERQEKGQHHNTSAAHTERTAGDKG from the exons ATGGGCACGGCAGAGGTCATATCGGATGTCATAGCCCGCATGGACAACATGGAGGTCAAGGATGAGTGGCAGGATGAAGACTTTCCCAG GCCTCTACCTGAAGATGGAGACATTGAGGACACGGGACTCACTGATAACAGGACCA ATCCCCCCACCACCCTGAGCATCTTGGCCGattcctccagactctgtgtGAGTCGTAAACTACTGGCCCCAGACATGAATGTATCCCTCGACCAGAGCGAAAGTTCCGTCCTGTCAGATGACTTCCTGGGTACCCCTGACGACCAGGATTTTAACGTCGACGATATGGACACGCCCGATGACAATGACTCCCTGGAGTTCATTAACAACGGCAACGAGCTGGAGTGGGAAG ACGACACTCCTATAGCCAATTCCACGGCTCTACCAGGAAGTCAGACAGGGGAGCAGGAGACTGGGAGGTTGTGGAGGACGGTCGTCATTGGAGACCAGGAGCAGAGAATAGATATGGCTGTCATCAGGCCGTACCTGAGGGTGGTTACACATGGAG ggtACTATGGTGAGGGTCTGAATGCCATCATAGTGTTTGCTGCTTGTTATTTGCCAGAAAGCAGCTGTGAGGACTACACTTACATCATGGAGAACCTCTTTTT CTATGTGATCAGCAGCCTGGAGTCATTAGTGGCTGAGGACTACATGATCATCTATCTGAACGGCGCGACGCCGCGTAGGAGGATGCCTGGTATCAGCTGGCTAAGGCGGTGCTACCACATGATTGACAGGAG ATTGAAGAAGAATCTGAAGCGGCTGGTTATTGCTCACCCCTCCTGGTTCATCCGTACCGTTCTGGCCATCTCAAGACCCTTCATCAG TGTAAAGTTCATGGACAAGATCCGTTATGTCCACACCTTGAATGAACTGAGCCAGCTGATCCCCATGGACCACATACAGATCCCAGACTGCGTCCTGCA GTATGATGACGAGAAGAAGGCGGCACAAAGGGAACG GCAGGAAAAAGGGCAGCACCACAACACGTCGGCCGCCCACACAGAAAG GACGGCAGGAGATAAAGGCTAG
- the LOC105022569 gene encoding nicotinamide riboside kinase 2-like (The RefSeq protein has 2 substitutions, 1 frameshift compared to this genomic sequence) translates to MKLIIGIGGVTNGGKTTLTNKLMQALPNCCVIHQDDFFKKPDRIEVGEDGFRQWDVITSLDMEAMVNTIKGWQENPVKFARSHGVSVTPKAEEQEPDNAIHILIVEGFLLHNYQHILDVYDQRYYIAIPKEECKRRRSTRTYTVPDPPGLFEGHVWPMYLKHRKEMENNCNGIEYLDGLKSKEEIYNQVYESIHNNLLNRL, encoded by the exons ATGAAGTTAATCATAGGCATTGGCGG TGTGACAAACGGTGGGAAAACCACTCTTACGAATAAACTGATGCAGGCGTTACCCAACTGTTGTGTGATACATCAGGATGACTTCTTCAAG AAACCCGATCAGATAGAAGTCGGGGAGGACGGCTTTAGACAATGGGATG TGATCACATCCCTGGATATGGAGGCCATGGTTAACACAATAAAGGGATGGCAGGAGAACCCAGTTAAGTTTGCCCGATCCCACGGAGTCAGCGTCACGCCCAAAGCAGAGGAACAGGAGCCCGACAACGCTATCCACATTCTCATCGTGGAGGGGTTCCTCCTCTACAACTACCA GCATATTCTTGATGTCTACGACCAACGCTATTACATTGCCATTCCAAAAGAAGAGTGCAAAAGGAGAAGGAGTACAAGGACCTACACAGTCCCAGACCCCCCTGGTCTGTTTGAAGGCCATGTCTGGCCTATGTACCTGAAACACAGGAAGGAGATGGAGAACAACTGTAATGGTATAG AATACCTTGATGGCTTGAAATCTAAAGAGGAGATATATAACCAGGTGTATGAGAGCATACACAACAACCTGCTCAACCGCTT ATAG
- the LOC105022569 gene encoding nicotinamide riboside kinase 2-like isoform X2: MEAMVNTIKGWQENPVKFARSHGVSVTPKAEEQEPDNAIHILIVEGFLLYNYQHILDVYDQRYYIAIPKEECKRRRSTRTYTVPDPPGLFEGHVWPMYLKHRKEMENNCNGIEYLDGLKSKEEIYNQVYESIHNNLLNRFIAGPGSSEHLCINL; this comes from the exons ATGGAGGCCATGGTTAACACAATAAAGGGATGGCAGGAGAACCCAGTTAAGTTTGCCCGATCCCACGGAGTCAGCGTCACGCCCAAAGCAGAGGAACAGGAGCCCGACAACGCTATCCACATTCTCATCGTGGAGGGGTTCCTCCTCTACAACTACCA GCATATTCTTGATGTCTACGACCAACGCTATTACATTGCCATTCCAAAAGAAGAGTGCAAAAGGAGAAGGAGTACAAGGACCTACACAGTCCCAGACCCCCCTGGTCTGTTTGAAGGCCATGTCTGGCCTATGTACCTGAAACACAGGAAGGAGATGGAGAACAACTGTAATGGTATAG AATACCTTGATGGCTTGAAATCTAAAGAGGAGATATATAACCAGGTGTATGAGAGCATACACAACAACCTGCTCAACCGCTTTATAG cAGGACCAGGGAGCTCTGAACATCTGTGTATAAActtgtaa